The Synchiropus splendidus isolate RoL2022-P1 chromosome 8, RoL_Sspl_1.0, whole genome shotgun sequence nucleotide sequence AAAACCCACCAATCTGTTCGATCGCTTTACAGCTGAAATGGTAATATAAAATGTTCAACAAGCATCAAATGACTCGGAAGATGAACACGACAGAGCGACCTTTGCATAAATCCCCCTTTCCGGAGTGGTTTGGTCCAGACTATTACCTAATGAAGAGTGTGTGCAAATGTCAGCTGCAGCAATAAATGAGGTGCCGAGGAACAGGGTTCACGGTTATATAATCCCCCACAGGAGAACACTGAGGGTCGATCCCAGAACAGTGTGAAAGGCTAGATTCGCCAAACGTCTCTTCCCTTTCTAGAAATGTTTTCGGACCGACGGCCGTGGACACGTGACCGATAACGCTGTCAAACTTTGGCACGAGGTCACTCGAGTATAGGCATGGTTGTTCCTGCAGCACACCCCGGATCGCGAGGGAGATTTAAACATATGATAGACACATTTATTGTGATGATCTAAGTGGGagaaaagaagacagaaaagTTATGTAACTGTAACTGCGTTTGTCCCTGGATGAACTGGCTGGACTTGGCGACAACAGGGAGACACCCTGTGCTCAAGACATGAGTTTCCTCTGTTCCTCTCGTCCATCATCATAGAAACAAGTAAACCTTCGTTTGATCTGAGTTAGTAGTAGTTAAGACAAGTTCTAAACCCATTATTTCAGACAacataaattataataatattattagtaataagaaagaaaaaatcaccaaaaactAGTAAAACAATCTACTTTTTGTATTACTGATACTGACCCCAGTGGGTCTGcggatgaataaaaaaatggtaCATCTCATagtagaatgaatgaaaataatttagTTTCTTGTTTAGAATTTAGCAGCGTCCAAACTTCAGACTTCAGCTTCTTTGGGGTCTGTCTTCCAGCCTATGTTCAGGGTGTTACAGCTACTGTTTACTTGTAAATGCAGTTTTTAATCACAATATGGTACTTCATTATGTTGATGCAGCACAGCAAGAGTTCTCCAACAGCATGTTGGTCTCAACGCTTCACCAAGTGAAAGTATGTCAAAGTATTTATCTTGTACTTGGCTGGGACTGCTGTAGCCCCGGCTCTCATGTTCATGAGTAAGAATTTGCTGTTtataacaggaaaaaaaaggggaTTTGCACTGCAATCCTTGCACCTAAGTTTAGTAGTAAATCAGTAGTCAAGGCTAGAATAGATGTTCTTCTCCACGGCTTTGTCTTGAGCTGAGCTCGTACTCATTAACTTCTCTTAGAAGGTTCACAATAAAACTGCAAATGAATTGATCGACACGTTTATTTTCATGCAGCACAATAGAAATGGAATTCAACAAGGACGATGATAGTTGAATGCTTCATGATGGATTTAAACACAGTACACTGAGGATGTCTTGAATTTTGAAATGATATTCATTGAATTTATTAGCGGGTCTTTTGTTTCTCATTCCtcttcttcagcttctgcttcacAACAGCAAGAGTTGTGAAGAAGTTTCCCATGAACAGCACCAGAAAACAGAGTCCGCACATCAGAACCTGAAGAACGATGAAACAGAAATGAGTCTGCAGATAATCCAATGGTTTCATATTCAAGTAGAGCACAAAATAAGAAGTAATAATAGAGAGAACTGAAACGAGGTTGGAGGGAAACTTGAGAAGTGTGGGAGCCGTGTGAGCGCTGACCTGCCATTCTTTACAGTCTGGGAGCCCAGCCATTCGGAAGAGACACAGGCTATTGTAGAGCTGCCAGAACTGCAACACAAGCACTCATCATTGGTCCATGCTTAGTCATTCTATTCAGGCTGACATCAGCAGTTTCAGCCTCTCTAGCATGACACACCACCCATTAATGAACGTTAAAGATATCTGTCATGAGTCGTCGCgggtgtgtgtttctctgtcggCACTCACGTGGCCTAAAAAGAGGAAGGGCAGCAGAAACGTCAGACCTTTCCACATCCACGATTGAAATCCCTCTGAAAAAAAGCAGAACACATTTTTGCAATGTAATGTTTGCAGACATGACGAGTCACATGCTCAGGGCTCAGAGATTTGCATCCAtaattccatccatccataatgAAGCAACACTAAAGAATGTTGCCCAAAGAAGTGTGTCCGTGAACATCAGACTGGAGCCTCACCCACAGTCAGATCCATGTTGTGTCTCTCTCCTAAGGCTCGGAGCCGGTAGAGACATCCGCTCTGATAGTAGCACTGCAGACACTGAACAAAGCCTGTGTGCCACAGGAGACAACAACTCAGACGGTGAGGATGACATGAGGCTTTTTCCAGGAATCTTCAGCCTTACTTTGATATAAAGAGTAGGCCAGAAACTGGTTACGGAAGACCTTATACTGGTGGCCATCAGGCCTGTGGTTGTAGAATAGACATCGATAAATACTGGTGAATGACTGAAGACGTTCTAGAATGATATCTCCTCCTCTACTCACCATGTGAGCATGACACCTGACAAAAAGGCGGAGATGTAGTGATGGAAAACCCACCATCCTTTGATTCTtttgaggataaaaaaaaacatttttgcttaTGTCaagatattatattattaagtCTATTAACAAATGAGATGAAGCAGGAAGGCGGACTGACCTGGAGCCATTTGTGATGAGGATGCTTTCCCTGATGGTTAATGTGCAGTAATACCACACCAGCAGGAAGTTCAGAATGGCGTCCAGAAACCTTGTGGTATCCAAAAGGATAAGTCATGCAACTTATTGccttgaaaacacaaataatagCAATACATACAGCACCCTTAGTTCATGAAGAACCCTTAACTGTATTAATGTGGCCCTCATTTCTTCGAATGAATTActactttttaaatgttttattttaaataaaagtttctTATTGGTGAGAAAGTGAACAGAAATATTCAACATATATGGTGTTAACGTGTTCTTTAGATCAATTATATACAGAGGGTTTGATTGAAACGTTTACATGTTACATGCAAAATACATacaatttttatatatataaataatgccATGCCATAAATATGCCTCCTTTCTCATAACATTAACATTCCAAATTTAGGACTtggaaaacaagcacataaGTTATGTGACAGCCCTTTCATAATGGTGCAGCCCTGGGCTAGTTATTCAGTTTTGTCATACAAAGATGAAGTCAccacaacacaaataaatgcagtacatttaaaaaaaaaaaatggagctgGAGGGTTTAAAAATAAGTTATGAGATGCTCCTGTGTTTTTAACAGTCACAATTAAAAGTCAATATGTACATACTTGTGCAACACAGGAATTATATGATGTGTTGATATAATATTTAGATACCAATATACAAAAGTCTCTGTTTAAGCCAAAAATGTATGATTGGTTAGTGAAATCAGGAAGCTTCAATCATTTTTTCGACAAGGGGTTATATAGGTTTGGATTTCGGTTTCGGTTAATATCGGTTTGGATGTTGGTTTCTCGTGTATGTTGGTTTCAACAACAAACACGCCTCCAGTCTAAATAAACAAGAGGTTTTAGATTTGAATTTGAAGTAACTCGTCCTTATGAAGAAAGGTGAGATGCAGACGTGCCACCTTCACCTGTAGCTGACAAAGAAGTagcagatgaaggagaagagcagcaggatgaTGGTGAGGTGCAGCTTGAACTTCTCGTACTCATCTTTGTAGGCAAACCTGACAGAACGTTATCCAGTCAGTTATGTTTGGACTCATTTGGACACATTTTCTACCACACAAATACACCAAATAACTTCTGAAAGAGTCTTCCCGCACATTATAATTCTGATTTCCAGTGACTTACGCTTGACTACAGAACCAGTAATTTCATATTGCAGTCACTAGATGGCGTAGTTCTACCTAGGAAAGTGTATTTTTATCTTTAAATGAATTGCAACTATGAATGTGATTCATTCTCAGAATCGATATTTATGAATCTATTTATGCTTCTGCTTTTCCAGGTGGAGGAGAATGACATGCAACTCCCGACAGGAAATGCTGCAGGAAAAGCATTTCGTACAGCAGGACCACAACTAAACAATCCAATTATTCAAACACAGTATTTTTAGCACCTTATTGAATAGAAAATTAAAAGTCAGGACCGGAACTTTAACTCATATACTTACATAAAAATCAGGCAATCAATTGATGGAAAAAACAGATTAACTATAGATAAACTTTCTTGCAATGTGATGTCGTGACATCTGTGATGAATGAGTatgagttgtttctgttgttgtttgtttgaggtTGTAAATGGAAATCATGTTCATACGctcaatgaaaatgatttatattatatattgtctGTCCAAAATACAGTACATCACATTTTATGTTAGTCTTTTGGCGCTCAAAAGCTGAAACATCCAGCTGTCCTTCATTCCCCAACAAATACTGAACAGTGGaagtaa carries:
- the LOC128764343 gene encoding ion channel TACAN-like isoform X2; this translates as MSQGFQNVLEEWSSLEVEYMRAQETHRLYLQKLDEISKLQQSCSLSISRQRKRLKEMSQLMKTNGGLLDIGQTLEEKKQIIRTQENSLFEMEAFLPKKNGLYLSLVLGNVDVTFLSKQLKFAYKDEYEKFKLHLTIILLLFSFICYFFVSYRFLDAILNFLLVWYYCTLTIRESILITNGSRIKGWWVFHHYISAFLSGVMLTWPDGHQYKVFRNQFLAYSLYQSFVQCLQCYYQSGCLYRLRALGERHNMDLTVEGFQSWMWKGLTFLLPFLFLGHFWQLYNSLCLFRMAGLPDCKEWQVLMCGLCFLVLFMGNFFTTLAVVKQKLKKRNEKQKTR
- the LOC128764343 gene encoding ion channel TACAN-like isoform X1; amino-acid sequence: MFALLARPLVKLNCKVNIVVVVTQETHRLYLQKLDEISKLQQSCSLSISRQRKRLKEMSQLMKTNGGLLDIGQTLEEKKQIIRTQENSLFEMEAFLPKKNGLYLSLVLGNVDVTFLSKQLKFAYKDEYEKFKLHLTIILLLFSFICYFFVSYRFLDAILNFLLVWYYCTLTIRESILITNGSRIKGWWVFHHYISAFLSGVMLTWPDGHQYKVFRNQFLAYSLYQSFVQCLQCYYQSGCLYRLRALGERHNMDLTVEGFQSWMWKGLTFLLPFLFLGHFWQLYNSLCLFRMAGLPDCKEWQVLMCGLCFLVLFMGNFFTTLAVVKQKLKKRNEKQKTR
- the LOC128764343 gene encoding ion channel TACAN-like isoform X4; this translates as MSQLMKTNGGLLDIGQTLEEKKQIIRTQENSLFEMEAFLPKKNGLYLSLVLGNVDVTFLSKQLKFAYKDEYEKFKLHLTIILLLFSFICYFFVSYRFLDAILNFLLVWYYCTLTIRESILITNGSRIKGWWVFHHYISAFLSGVMLTWPDGHQYKVFRNQFLAYSLYQSFVQCLQCYYQSGCLYRLRALGERHNMDLTVEGFQSWMWKGLTFLLPFLFLGHFWQLYNSLCLFRMAGLPDCKEWQVLMCGLCFLVLFMGNFFTTLAVVKQKLKKRNEKQKTR
- the LOC128764343 gene encoding ion channel TACAN-like isoform X3, whose amino-acid sequence is MFALLARPLVKLNCKVNIVVVVTQETHRLYLQKLDEISKLQQSCSLSISRQRKRLKEMSQLMKTNGGLLDIGQTLEEKKQIIRTQENSLFEMEAFLPKKNGLYLSLVLGNVDVTFLSKQLKFLDAILNFLLVWYYCTLTIRESILITNGSRIKGWWVFHHYISAFLSGVMLTWPDGHQYKVFRNQFLAYSLYQSFVQCLQCYYQSGCLYRLRALGERHNMDLTVEGFQSWMWKGLTFLLPFLFLGHFWQLYNSLCLFRMAGLPDCKEWQVLMCGLCFLVLFMGNFFTTLAVVKQKLKKRNEKQKTR